A genome region from Candidatus Methylomirabilis sp. includes the following:
- a CDS encoding cyclic nucleotide-binding domain-containing protein, which produces MAGKAEGLKQCPIFADLSGEELQKVAGAAKEKTFPEGSTIFTESMAGQSLFVIRSGNVKISKMLGEGDEKTLAILGPGDCFGEMAIVDGGPRSASAVVVKKAEVLTLDKKDFQVLCDGNPKLGYKLLASLTRVMVKRLRGAQDKLHAALEYALKGAPQGGKGGSLDIPIS; this is translated from the coding sequence ATGGCGGGAAAGGCCGAAGGCCTCAAGCAGTGCCCGATCTTCGCCGACCTGAGCGGCGAGGAGCTGCAGAAGGTGGCGGGGGCGGCGAAGGAGAAGACGTTCCCGGAGGGGAGCACCATCTTCACCGAGAGCATGGCCGGCCAGTCCCTCTTCGTCATCCGGTCGGGCAACGTGAAGATCAGCAAGATGCTGGGAGAGGGGGACGAAAAGACGCTGGCCATCCTGGGTCCGGGCGACTGCTTCGGGGAGATGGCGATCGTGGACGGTGGCCCCCGCTCGGCCTCCGCGGTGGTGGTGAAGAAGGCCGAGGTGTTGACCCTGGACAAGAAGGATTTCCAGGTCCTGTGCGATGGCAACCCGAAGCTCGGTTACAAGCTGCTCGCCAGCCTCACCCGCGTGATGGTGAAGCGGCTGCGGGGCGCCCAGGACAAGCTGCACGCGGCCCTCGAGTACGCCCTGAAGGGCGCCCCCCAGGGAGGAAAGGGTGGCTCGCTCGATATCCCGATTAGCTAG
- the cysE gene encoding serine O-acetyltransferase: MFETLKRDIRAAKERDPACRGTLEVLLCYPGIHALWVHRLAHRCWKAGLLLLGRFLSHLGRFLTGIEIHPAATIGPGVFIDHGMGVVIGETAEVGENVTIYQGVTLGGTSLERVKRHPTIQRNVVIGSGAKILGPFTVGENSRIGSGSVVVKEVPPNSVVVGVPGRVIYRDGRKVMTPIDLNMVDLPDPVAQAIQGLVERLEELEREVDTLRAALGAAQREPAASAPGERP, from the coding sequence GTGTTCGAAACGCTCAAGCGGGACATCCGCGCGGCGAAGGAGCGGGACCCGGCCTGCCGGGGAACCCTCGAGGTCCTCCTCTGCTACCCGGGCATCCACGCCCTCTGGGTTCACCGCCTCGCGCACCGCTGCTGGAAGGCCGGCCTCCTCCTCCTGGGCCGATTCCTCTCCCACCTGGGTCGGTTTCTCACCGGCATCGAGATCCACCCTGCCGCCACCATCGGGCCCGGCGTGTTCATCGACCACGGGATGGGGGTGGTCATCGGCGAGACGGCGGAGGTCGGGGAAAACGTCACCATCTACCAGGGGGTGACGCTGGGGGGAACCAGCCTGGAGCGGGTCAAGCGCCACCCCACCATCCAGCGCAACGTGGTGATCGGCTCCGGGGCGAAGATCCTCGGCCCCTTCACCGTGGGGGAGAACAGCAGGATCGGCTCCGGATCCGTCGTGGTGAAGGAGGTTCCGCCCAACTCGGTGGTCGTGGGCGTTCCGGGACGGGTCATCTACCGGGACGGCAGGAAGGTCATGACCCCCATCGACCTGAACATGGTGGACCTGCCGGATCCCGTCGCCCAGGCCATCCAGGGGCTCGTGGAGCGGCTGGAGGAGTTGGAGCGGGAGGTGGATACCCTCCGGGCCGCGCTCGGGGCCGCGCAACGGGAGCCGGCTGCCTCAGCCCCCGGCGAGCGTCCCTGA
- a CDS encoding Ldh family oxidoreductase, giving the protein MSAAPRRVPASALETFTARLFRSHGLPTADAETVARALVLADLRGVDSHGVLRVGVYVERLKRGLINPAPKVRVLRETPGAALLDGDNGMGPVVATAAMRLALEKARATGTGTVAVRRGNHYGMAAAYPLMALEENCIGLTVTNGPALVAPWGGTRRFFGTNPLAIAVPAGRERPVVLDMATTVVARGKIIKAAKEQQPIPAGWALDVAGSPTTDAAAALAGTPVPLGGYKGSGLMLLIEVLSGVLAGAAVGPAVGELYDNPRRPQDVGHLFAALRLTAFGDPEAFKARMDAMIQEVRSGPAAPGTERIYLPGEIEFETEARHRREGVPIGPALWEELTVLGREVGLPLPGEA; this is encoded by the coding sequence GTGTCTGCCGCACCCCGCCGCGTCCCTGCCTCCGCCCTCGAGACGTTCACTGCGCGGCTCTTCCGGTCCCACGGTCTCCCCACCGCAGACGCAGAAACGGTGGCGCGCGCGCTGGTCCTGGCGGACCTGCGGGGGGTGGACTCCCACGGGGTCCTGCGGGTCGGGGTCTACGTGGAGCGCCTGAAGCGGGGGCTGATCAATCCCGCCCCGAAGGTCCGGGTCCTGCGGGAGACGCCCGGGGCAGCCTTGCTCGATGGGGACAACGGCATGGGGCCGGTCGTGGCGACGGCCGCGATGCGCCTCGCGCTCGAGAAGGCCCGGGCGACGGGAACGGGAACCGTGGCGGTCCGCCGGGGGAACCACTACGGGATGGCGGCCGCCTACCCCCTGATGGCCCTCGAGGAAAACTGCATCGGCCTCACGGTGACGAACGGGCCGGCGCTCGTCGCCCCGTGGGGCGGCACGCGGCGGTTCTTCGGGACCAACCCGCTGGCCATCGCCGTCCCGGCGGGCCGGGAACGCCCCGTGGTCCTGGACATGGCGACCACCGTCGTCGCCCGCGGGAAGATCATCAAGGCCGCCAAAGAGCAGCAGCCGATCCCGGCGGGCTGGGCGCTTGATGTGGCGGGGAGCCCTACCACGGACGCCGCGGCGGCGCTGGCGGGGACCCCCGTTCCTCTCGGGGGCTATAAGGGCTCCGGCCTCATGCTGCTGATCGAGGTCCTGAGCGGGGTGCTGGCCGGGGCCGCCGTGGGGCCGGCCGTGGGGGAGCTGTACGACAACCCGCGGCGACCGCAGGATGTCGGCCACCTGTTCGCGGCGCTTCGCCTCACGGCCTTCGGGGATCCGGAGGCCTTCAAGGCCCGCATGGATGCCATGATCCAGGAGGTCCGGAGCGGTCCCGCCGCCCCAGGGACCGAACGGATCTACCTGCCCGGGGAGATCGAGTTCGAAACGGAGGCCCGCCACCGGCGGGAGGGGGTCCCCATCGGGCCGGCCCTCTGGGAGGAGCTGACCGTGCTGGGACGGGAGGTCGGGCTCCCGCTCCCGGGGGAAGCGTAG
- a CDS encoding YihY/virulence factor BrkB family protein, producing MWTITRARARTAAKPKRLTFLEILTKAGREFAEDACLSRAAVLAYMTILNLVPVLALAMAAFAWVTPREDIEARVREILSAHLLPGSMEAVTEYLLQFTHRLSTVSILGGLAFLATAVYLFHVIERTFNEIWQVRARRSFPEKFITYWGLITLTPVIVSLSIYLTNRAPTIPWLERLVTVQAVKWALPAFFPLFLNWIAFYLLYDLLPHTRVRVTAALRGAVVAGTVWEAAKIGFDVYIRYFASYGTLYGPLAIVPVFLVWLYLTWAVVLFGAEVAFVHQFPHRHKIRGGMMGSFLIREYFGLRFVIEAAVRQVQGRKPASPEELRYAVDAPEGLTREILGRLCEVGILFHQEDRREQVVLQRAPGNVTVGEIVRALGGNASSLMVGPDDVLKGYLTHLIEQGTQVRTEVLERVTIAEVLADALRLEVPAKAPEAPAAEPGLAAAARPEAPPRPALEVVEGEADREDTEGRRRPRRRADR from the coding sequence ATGTGGACGATCACGCGGGCGCGCGCCCGCACCGCCGCGAAGCCGAAGCGCCTCACCTTCCTGGAGATCCTGACCAAGGCGGGCCGGGAGTTCGCGGAGGATGCGTGCCTGAGCCGGGCGGCGGTCCTGGCCTACATGACCATCCTGAACCTGGTGCCGGTCCTGGCGCTGGCGATGGCGGCCTTCGCCTGGGTGACGCCCCGGGAGGACATCGAGGCCCGGGTGCGGGAGATCCTCTCCGCCCATCTCCTCCCCGGCTCCATGGAGGCGGTCACCGAGTACCTGCTCCAGTTCACGCACCGCCTCTCGACCGTGAGCATCCTCGGGGGCCTCGCCTTCCTGGCGACGGCGGTCTATCTCTTTCACGTCATCGAGCGGACCTTCAACGAGATCTGGCAGGTCCGGGCGCGCCGGTCCTTCCCGGAGAAGTTCATCACCTACTGGGGGCTCATCACCCTGACCCCCGTCATCGTCTCCCTGTCGATCTACCTGACGAACCGGGCCCCGACCATCCCCTGGCTCGAGCGCCTCGTGACCGTCCAGGCGGTCAAGTGGGCCCTCCCTGCCTTCTTTCCCCTGTTCCTGAACTGGATCGCCTTCTACCTGCTGTACGACCTGCTGCCCCACACCCGCGTCCGGGTGACGGCGGCGCTTCGGGGCGCGGTGGTGGCGGGCACCGTCTGGGAGGCGGCGAAGATCGGCTTCGACGTCTACATCCGGTACTTCGCCTCCTACGGGACCCTCTACGGGCCGCTGGCCATCGTTCCGGTCTTCCTCGTCTGGCTCTATCTCACCTGGGCGGTGGTGCTGTTCGGCGCCGAGGTGGCCTTCGTTCATCAGTTCCCGCACCGCCACAAGATCCGGGGCGGAATGATGGGCTCCTTCCTCATCCGGGAGTACTTCGGCCTCCGCTTCGTCATCGAGGCGGCGGTGCGGCAGGTGCAGGGGCGCAAGCCGGCGAGCCCGGAGGAGCTGCGCTACGCGGTGGACGCGCCCGAGGGGCTCACCCGCGAGATCCTGGGGCGCCTGTGCGAGGTGGGCATCCTCTTCCACCAGGAGGACCGGAGGGAGCAGGTCGTCCTGCAGCGGGCGCCGGGCAACGTCACCGTGGGCGAGATCGTGCGGGCGCTCGGGGGGAACGCCAGCAGCCTGATGGTCGGCCCCGACGACGTCCTGAAGGGCTACCTGACCCACCTCATCGAGCAGGGCACCCAGGTCCGCACCGAGGTCCTGGAGCGGGTGACGATCGCCGAGGTCCTGGCCGACGCGCTGCGGCTCGAGGTGCCGGCCAAGGCCCCGGAAGCACCGGCGGCGGAGCCGGGCCTCGCCGCGGCCGCCCGCCCGGAGGCGCCGCCCAGACCGGCGCTGGAGGTAGTGGAGGGGGAAGCCGACAGGGAAGACACGGAGGGCCGGCGGCGCCCGAGGCGCCGGGCGGATCGGTAG
- a CDS encoding MBL fold metallo-hydrolase has protein sequence MRRIGSPAFAVALLGAATGPAAAQDLEPFVQVGPSVLVYRGKDGDRANAGIIRTPVGYVLVDTGHTPADSERIRRALLRSRLDVRYLIVTQPHPDHHVGAFVFSPPALLVAHEATRAAMARMDPRALATLFATRYPEAAESLRGYRMVLPDLTFTDVLTLHLGGVEVRLTHLPDAHTQGDAAVWLPQEGVLFGGGAVNIRRHLNLADGSSAGILRALDRLAALQPAVVVPAHGAIGGPADLAVLRQYVLDLRAEVQRRRAAGQDLEGVLAQARLPQYDEWPGKEWLRGTFTRVYRELAGE, from the coding sequence GTGAGGCGCATCGGGAGCCCCGCCTTTGCCGTGGCCCTCCTGGGCGCGGCAACGGGCCCGGCGGCCGCGCAGGACCTCGAGCCCTTCGTGCAGGTCGGCCCCTCGGTCCTGGTGTACCGGGGGAAGGACGGAGACCGGGCCAATGCGGGCATCATCCGGACTCCGGTCGGTTATGTCCTGGTGGACACCGGCCACACGCCGGCGGACAGCGAGCGGATCCGGCGGGCGCTCCTCCGGAGCCGGCTGGACGTCCGGTACCTGATCGTCACGCAGCCCCATCCGGACCACCACGTGGGGGCCTTCGTCTTCAGCCCCCCCGCCCTCCTCGTCGCCCACGAGGCGACGCGGGCGGCCATGGCGCGGATGGACCCCCGCGCCCTCGCGACGCTGTTCGCGACCCGCTATCCCGAGGCCGCGGAGAGCCTACGGGGCTACCGGATGGTCCTGCCGGACCTCACCTTCACCGACGTCCTGACGCTCCATCTGGGCGGGGTCGAGGTGCGCCTCACGCACCTGCCCGATGCCCACACGCAGGGGGACGCGGCCGTTTGGCTTCCGCAGGAGGGCGTGCTCTTCGGCGGCGGGGCGGTGAACATCCGGCGGCACCTGAACCTGGCGGACGGAAGCAGCGCGGGGATCCTCCGGGCCCTGGACCGCCTCGCCGCCCTGCAGCCCGCCGTGGTCGTCCCCGCCCACGGCGCCATCGGGGGGCCGGCCGACCTCGCCGTCTTGCGGCAGTACGTCCTGGACCTTCGGGCGGAAGTCCAGCGGCGACGGGCGGCCGGCCAGGACCTGGAGGGCGTCCTCGCGCAGGCCCGCCTCCCCCAGTACGACGAGTGGCCCGGGAAGGAGTGGCTGCGCGGGACCTTCACGCGCGTCTACCGGGAGCTGGCGGGGGAGTAG
- a CDS encoding DUF4197 domain-containing protein: MGRTQAAAYAAALGLALAACAPGQWDQFTRELGAGFGRAPLAEEQIVAGLKEALRVGTGHAVELTSQAGGYFGNPRIRIPMPPRLKRLADTLKAMGLARQVDEFVLSMNRAAEQAAPAATAIFLDAVTAMTFEGARQILEGQEDEATRYFKAQTSARLTALFRPIVHGSMEQVGVTRLYQDLTTRYTALPLASRPDLDLDQYVTMKSLDGLFLLVADEERRIRTDPAARVTAILQEVFAR, encoded by the coding sequence GTGGGAAGAACACAGGCAGCGGCCTACGCGGCGGCGCTGGGCCTTGCCCTGGCGGCCTGCGCGCCCGGCCAGTGGGACCAGTTCACCCGGGAGTTGGGAGCCGGTTTCGGGAGGGCGCCGCTCGCCGAGGAGCAGATCGTCGCCGGCCTCAAGGAGGCGCTCCGGGTGGGGACCGGGCACGCCGTGGAGCTCACCTCGCAGGCGGGTGGCTATTTCGGGAACCCCCGAATCAGGATCCCGATGCCCCCCCGCCTCAAGCGGCTGGCCGACACCCTTAAGGCGATGGGCCTCGCTCGCCAGGTGGACGAGTTCGTCCTGAGCATGAACCGGGCGGCGGAGCAAGCCGCGCCGGCCGCGACGGCCATCTTCCTGGACGCCGTCACGGCGATGACCTTCGAGGGCGCGCGGCAGATCCTGGAGGGCCAGGAGGACGAGGCCACCCGCTACTTCAAGGCCCAGACCTCGGCGCGGCTCACCGCGCTCTTCCGCCCCATCGTCCACGGCAGCATGGAGCAGGTCGGCGTGACGCGGCTCTACCAGGATCTCACGACCCGCTACACGGCCCTGCCCCTGGCCAGCCGCCCGGACCTGGACCTGGATCAGTACGTGACCATGAAGAGCCTGGACGGGCTCTTCCTGCTCGTGGCAGACGAGGAGCGGAGGATCCGGACCGACCCGGCGGCCCGGGTGACCGCCATCCTGCAGGAGGTCTTCGCCCGGTGA
- a CDS encoding basic amino acid ABC transporter substrate-binding protein: protein MRGARQVVAAVLAVVLVPVLLVSAEAGGIERVKKAGVLRVGSDITYPPFEFMEAGKPAGFDVEVAQEVAKALGVKLEYVNTAWDGIFAALKAGKFDMLLSGITITEERMKSFDLVFSEPYFESGQGVAVRLGEKRIKKQADLTGKVVGVQINTTGQAAAEKVKGVKEIKKYEQLPEAYLDLKAGRLDAVVADYPVIVANAKEDGKFTPVRGLQLGEPELLGIPVRKDEADLLTVVNKTVRDLKKSGKYGQMKQKWFGEK from the coding sequence ATGCGCGGGGCACGGCAGGTCGTGGCGGCGGTCCTGGCGGTCGTCCTGGTTCCGGTGCTCCTGGTCTCCGCGGAGGCCGGGGGCATCGAGCGGGTGAAGAAGGCGGGGGTGCTCCGGGTCGGGAGCGACATCACCTATCCTCCCTTCGAGTTCATGGAGGCGGGCAAGCCGGCCGGCTTCGACGTGGAGGTGGCTCAGGAAGTCGCGAAGGCCCTTGGGGTGAAGCTGGAGTACGTGAACACGGCGTGGGACGGGATCTTCGCCGCCCTGAAGGCCGGGAAGTTCGACATGCTCCTCAGCGGGATCACCATCACCGAGGAGCGGATGAAGTCCTTCGACCTGGTCTTCTCCGAGCCCTACTTCGAGTCCGGGCAGGGGGTGGCGGTCCGGCTCGGCGAGAAGCGGATCAAGAAGCAGGCGGACCTCACGGGGAAGGTGGTCGGGGTCCAGATCAACACCACGGGCCAGGCCGCGGCGGAGAAGGTGAAGGGGGTCAAGGAGATCAAGAAGTACGAGCAGCTCCCCGAGGCCTATCTGGACCTGAAGGCGGGGCGCTTGGACGCGGTCGTGGCGGATTACCCGGTGATCGTGGCCAACGCGAAGGAGGACGGGAAGTTCACCCCGGTGCGGGGGCTGCAGCTCGGGGAGCCGGAGCTCCTCGGGATCCCGGTCCGCAAGGACGAGGCCGACCTGCTCACCGTCGTCAACAAGACCGTCCGGGACCTGAAGAAGAGCGGGAAGTACGGGCAGATGAAGCAGAAGTGGTTCGGGGAGAAATAG
- a CDS encoding polysaccharide deacetylase family protein, translated as MPRGPCATHPQVPSVARCFRCLTPVCRACRVRAHHRSFCARGCSAIYLLQRAAAEDWRYIRRAAAGPSRTPWGRIRAVLDGARFRLRRTRLDEHLRRLKGRVISGRAVLPRLRWFLAPAALVALALLWLFPSPPPPEVVVAKPLRTPSPVPPLPGLRALVPSPGDRPGSPVGRPPDSPPEARPEPPSLPPSVRPGPSAPGRPLEVSRGLRSRKEVALTFDGGSDANVSSEILDILQARGVRATLFLTGGYIRRFPDLVRRMVAEGHEVANHTDSHRHLTTFARNRRHDTLPGLTREIFQGELRRAEAAFRAVTGQAMRRYWRAPYGEVNRELLRWAAGLGYTHVGWTRGEGNETLDTRDWVADRSSRLYASSARIRDRILGFDEEGGDGAAGGIVLMHLASRRRDDPLHRRLDEIIDGLRARGYALVPVSDLLREDGEESAVGARRPERSGTLAGG; from the coding sequence GTGCCCAGGGGGCCCTGCGCCACCCACCCTCAGGTGCCGTCCGTCGCCCGCTGCTTCCGGTGTCTCACCCCGGTCTGCCGGGCCTGCCGGGTCCGGGCGCACCACCGGAGCTTCTGCGCCCGCGGCTGCAGCGCCATCTACCTCCTGCAGCGGGCGGCGGCCGAGGACTGGCGCTACATCCGGCGCGCCGCCGCCGGCCCTTCCCGAACCCCGTGGGGGCGCATCCGCGCCGTCCTGGATGGCGCCCGGTTCCGCCTCCGGCGCACCCGGCTCGACGAGCACCTCAGGAGGCTCAAGGGGCGCGTCATCTCCGGCCGGGCCGTCCTCCCGCGCCTGCGCTGGTTCCTCGCGCCCGCCGCCCTCGTCGCGCTCGCCCTCCTCTGGCTCTTCCCCTCACCCCCCCCGCCCGAGGTCGTCGTGGCGAAGCCTCTCCGCACCCCCTCTCCCGTGCCGCCGCTCCCGGGGCTCCGGGCGCTCGTGCCCTCGCCCGGCGACCGTCCGGGATCCCCCGTCGGGCGGCCTCCGGATTCGCCCCCCGAGGCGCGTCCCGAGCCTCCCTCCCTGCCACCGTCCGTGCGGCCCGGTCCGTCCGCTCCGGGGCGCCCCCTGGAAGTGAGCCGGGGGCTCCGCAGCCGGAAGGAGGTGGCGCTGACCTTCGACGGGGGCTCGGACGCCAACGTGAGCAGCGAGATCCTGGACATCCTGCAGGCGCGGGGCGTTCGGGCGACCCTCTTCCTGACGGGGGGGTACATCCGCCGCTTCCCGGATCTGGTGCGGCGGATGGTGGCCGAGGGGCACGAGGTGGCCAACCACACGGACAGCCACCGCCACCTCACGACCTTCGCCCGGAACCGGCGGCACGACACCCTGCCGGGCCTCACCCGGGAGATCTTTCAAGGGGAGCTGCGGCGGGCCGAGGCCGCGTTCCGGGCTGTCACGGGGCAGGCGATGCGGCGGTACTGGCGCGCGCCCTACGGGGAGGTGAACCGGGAGCTGCTCCGGTGGGCCGCCGGGCTCGGGTACACCCACGTGGGCTGGACCCGGGGGGAGGGGAACGAGACGCTGGACACTCGGGACTGGGTGGCCGACCGCTCCTCGCGCCTGTACGCCTCCTCGGCGCGCATCCGGGACCGGATCCTGGGGTTTGACGAGGAGGGGGGGGACGGGGCGGCGGGGGGAATTGTGCTCATGCACCTCGCCAGCCGCCGGCGGGACGACCCGCTGCACCGGCGCCTGGACGAGATCATCGACGGGCTCCGGGCCAGAGGCTACGCGCTGGTGCCGGTCTCCGACCTGCTGCGCGAGGACGGGGAAGAGAGTGCGGTGGGGGCCCGGCGGCCGGAGCGATCAGGGACGCTCGCCGGGGGCTGA
- a CDS encoding nitrilase-related carbon-nitrogen hydrolase, producing the protein MAGTRRVVTVAGIQMPGGPEVERNVERGLALAAIAAERGAKLLCFAECFAWPWFPVAAEASQTRLAEPIPGPAVEALQDFAKRREVVLVAPVFEKALDGLYYNAAAVIDADGALVGRYRKTHIPELPHYEEKFYFTPGDLGFPVFSTRYARVGIQICWDNFFPEGSRILALKGAEIICAPTAASLPAGAAKWERAIAANAQANGCYILRVNRIGQEPRIGFYGRSFAVDPGGEFVAEPSGPNEGVILADLDLDRIPEVRETWTFFRDRRPGLYGELA; encoded by the coding sequence ATGGCGGGGACGAGGCGGGTCGTGACCGTTGCGGGCATCCAGATGCCGGGCGGGCCGGAGGTCGAGCGGAACGTGGAGCGCGGGCTCGCGCTGGCAGCCATCGCCGCGGAACGGGGGGCGAAGCTCCTCTGCTTCGCGGAGTGCTTCGCCTGGCCCTGGTTCCCGGTCGCCGCTGAGGCGTCGCAGACCCGCCTCGCGGAGCCGATTCCGGGGCCGGCGGTGGAGGCGCTGCAGGATTTCGCCAAGCGGCGGGAGGTGGTGCTGGTGGCGCCCGTCTTCGAGAAGGCCTTGGACGGCCTGTACTACAACGCCGCCGCGGTCATCGACGCCGACGGGGCGCTGGTCGGCCGCTACCGGAAGACGCACATCCCAGAGCTCCCCCACTACGAGGAGAAGTTCTACTTCACGCCGGGAGATCTGGGGTTCCCGGTCTTCTCCACCCGCTACGCCCGGGTCGGCATCCAGATCTGCTGGGACAACTTCTTCCCGGAGGGGAGCCGGATCCTGGCCCTGAAGGGGGCGGAGATCATCTGCGCCCCCACCGCCGCCTCCCTGCCGGCCGGGGCGGCCAAGTGGGAGCGGGCCATCGCCGCCAACGCGCAGGCGAACGGCTGCTACATCCTCCGGGTGAACCGGATCGGCCAGGAGCCGCGCATCGGGTTCTACGGGCGCTCCTTCGCCGTCGACCCCGGCGGGGAGTTCGTGGCGGAGCCGAGCGGGCCCAACGAAGGGGTGATCCTGGCCGACCTGGACCTGGACCGGATTCCGGAGGTCCGGGAGACCTGGACCTTCTTCCGGGACCGGCGGCCCGGCCTCTACGGGGAGCTGGCCTGA
- a CDS encoding DUF1015 domain-containing protein: MAELLPFRAYRYNPAVAGELAALVSPPYDVIPEEHREALHRQHPYNAIRLILGEDLAGDDARENRYARSARYFAEWVGAGVLIREPVPAFYLLQQTFPDAAGMERTRTGLTAAVRLTPYGTGVVFPHEQTFARPKEDRLRLMRAMPAHLEQILVLYDGPADPVRRLWDWVARGRPVADFRDDLGIRCRVWGIREGDAVAAIAEAFRDRRLFIADGHHRYETALLFQEEMRSADPAPPEVRARRAYNYITMTLVHAEDPGLLILPTHRLLAPFPGLPAPAIRRVLEAAGRLTPWPLGDAGDGLPALLEALQAVREGCVVGCAWGAGEGGLLRIPDAPGASPEDALDVVRVHGRILAPLVARAGGTAEERVSYTRDAAAALAAVRQGKQGLAVFLRPPTVEQVMAVAAAGGRMPQKTTYFFPKILTGLLFQRAEPLAMAEEA; this comes from the coding sequence GTGGCCGAACTCCTCCCGTTCCGGGCGTACCGCTACAACCCGGCCGTGGCCGGGGAGCTGGCCGCCCTCGTCTCCCCCCCGTACGACGTGATCCCCGAGGAGCACCGGGAGGCCCTCCACCGGCAGCATCCCTACAACGCCATCCGCCTCATCCTGGGGGAGGATCTGGCCGGGGACGACGCCCGGGAGAACCGGTACGCCCGCTCGGCCCGCTACTTCGCCGAGTGGGTGGGGGCGGGGGTGCTGATCCGGGAGCCCGTCCCCGCGTTCTACCTCTTGCAGCAGACCTTCCCGGATGCGGCCGGGATGGAGCGGACCCGGACCGGTCTTACCGCCGCCGTGCGTCTCACGCCCTACGGCACCGGCGTCGTCTTCCCGCATGAGCAGACCTTCGCCCGGCCGAAGGAGGATCGCCTGCGCCTGATGCGGGCGATGCCGGCGCACCTGGAGCAGATCCTCGTCCTCTACGACGGCCCGGCCGACCCGGTCCGGCGCCTCTGGGACTGGGTGGCCCGGGGCCGGCCGGTCGCCGACTTCCGGGACGATCTCGGGATCCGCTGCCGGGTCTGGGGCATCCGGGAGGGCGACGCGGTGGCGGCCATCGCGGAGGCGTTCCGGGATCGGCGCCTCTTCATCGCTGACGGTCACCACCGGTACGAGACCGCCCTCCTCTTCCAGGAGGAGATGCGGTCGGCGGATCCCGCCCCCCCCGAGGTTCGGGCCCGCCGGGCCTATAACTACATCACCATGACCCTGGTCCACGCGGAGGATCCCGGCCTCCTGATCCTTCCGACCCACCGCCTGCTCGCCCCGTTCCCCGGGCTCCCCGCGCCGGCCATTCGGCGCGTCCTCGAGGCCGCGGGCCGCCTCACCCCCTGGCCCCTCGGCGACGCGGGGGATGGCCTCCCCGCCCTCCTGGAGGCGCTCCAGGCGGTCCGCGAAGGGTGCGTGGTGGGCTGCGCCTGGGGGGCGGGGGAGGGGGGGCTGCTCCGGATCCCGGACGCGCCCGGAGCCTCCCCGGAGGATGCTCTGGATGTGGTGCGCGTGCACGGACGGATCCTGGCCCCCCTCGTCGCGCGCGCCGGGGGGACCGCCGAGGAGCGGGTGAGCTACACGCGGGATGCGGCGGCCGCCCTCGCCGCCGTCCGCCAGGGCAAGCAGGGCCTGGCGGTCTTCCTGCGGCCCCCCACGGTGGAGCAGGTGATGGCGGTGGCCGCAGCAGGGGGTCGGATGCCCCAGAAGACGACCTACTTCTTCCCCAAAATCCTGACCGGGCTCCTCTTCCAGCGCGCCGAGCCGCTCGCCATGGCGGAGGAGGCCTAG
- a CDS encoding 4-carboxy-4-hydroxy-2-oxoadipate aldolase/oxaloacetate decarboxylase: MPDRAPSLSRELLEGFAALGTATVHEAADKRGALPAAIRPLAPGMRLCGSALTGSCLPGDNLMLHAAVAAAAPGDILVATVGGEWERGYWGEVLAVAARARGVAGLVLDGCVRDAGPLRRLAFPVFCRGLSIRGTTKVGAGSLRKPLVVGEVTVHPGDLVLGDEDGVVVVPAAEAPAILEKARAREAWEETLKADLAAGRLTIDLLGLREILTQRGLDPGPPA, encoded by the coding sequence ATGCCCGATCGCGCCCCGTCCTTGAGCCGGGAGCTCCTGGAGGGCTTCGCCGCCCTGGGCACCGCCACGGTCCACGAGGCAGCCGACAAGCGCGGCGCCCTGCCTGCGGCGATCCGGCCGCTGGCCCCCGGGATGCGCCTGTGCGGGTCGGCCCTGACCGGCTCCTGCCTCCCGGGGGACAACTTGATGCTGCACGCCGCGGTGGCGGCCGCGGCCCCGGGCGACATCCTGGTGGCCACGGTGGGCGGCGAGTGGGAGCGCGGCTACTGGGGGGAGGTGCTGGCCGTGGCGGCGCGGGCGCGGGGCGTGGCCGGGCTGGTCCTGGACGGATGCGTCCGGGACGCGGGACCGCTCCGGAGACTGGCCTTCCCCGTCTTCTGCCGCGGCCTCTCCATCCGGGGAACGACGAAGGTGGGGGCGGGCAGCCTGCGGAAGCCCCTGGTGGTAGGCGAGGTGACCGTCCACCCGGGGGATCTGGTGCTCGGCGATGAAGACGGGGTCGTGGTCGTGCCGGCGGCAGAGGCCCCCGCCATCCTGGAGAAGGCCCGCGCCCGGGAGGCCTGGGAGGAGACGCTCAAGGCGGACCTCGCGGCCGGGCGTCTTACCATTGACCTACTCGGCCTGCGGGAGATCCTGACGCAAAGAGGGCTGGATCCGGGACCGCCGGCGTAG